TAGACAGACACGTTTTCAGCGCTCACACTCAACCAGAGATCATGAGGGAAGCCTCCTTCTTTGCACtagaaagacacaaacacagggagGAATGAACATCATCCAATGTGTGCAATAGGATGGCAACTAGGGATGCAGTTATCAGGATCAGGCATCAATCAAAGACGCGTAAACTTACCTCGACGTCAAACAGTGTGGATCCATATCCAGGCCACTCCTTGATGACGGTCATGTATCTGAGCATGGCCTGGTGCTGGTCCAGACCACTGAGGCGGGACCATTTCTCCACGATGCTCGCCCTGGTGGCAGACGTCTCCTCCTTTATCCACATCTCCAacatctgctcctcctccatgcGCTGCTTCTTCATTGAGCCCGTCTTCAACCCCCGTCGCAGGGTCCCGTCCAGGAAGCTGGTCCTACGACGCTCCAGAGTTTGGCCAGACCCCGAGGCGCCACCCACCTTGGTGAACTGGAGGATGCGACTGCGCAGGCGTCCCACGGGGTAGACGTTTTCCAGGCTCCAGGTGACTTTAGCTTTGTCCCCAAACAGAAACTGCAGGCGTAGAGCGGCCAGGTGCTGCAGGGTCTCCTCGCGGCTAGGGAAGTGGCCCCGGGTCAAACTCTCATGGGCCTGGAGGAACAGCATAAGAGTTAGCATCATGAGCACTAACTTGTGATTGAAAAGACTCAAGAGTCAGTAAAGTGCAACAGGATGAGTAAAAACACACCTGCTCAAACATAAACGCAAACTCCACTCCTTCTTTAGGCATGCTCTCCACATCGAGGAAGCAGTAGAGTTTAAAATAGAGTTTCCACTGGCCTTCATCCTCAGCTTCCTCACTGCCAGCAAGTCTGGTGGAAAAAGCCACAAACCGGTCACTTACATAACTACTTTTTTGGTCCTTTCTTATCAACGTGTGTTAGGTATCATACAGTATGTGGAAGGACCCTGACTTTatcacattttcatataaaatatgtaatagaAAGTAACTTGTAATCCCGGGTAACATACCTCTCAAATTTAGCCAAAACGTCAGCCACGAGAACCCTGCTTTCTACAGCTCTGTCAATAGTCTCGTTGTGTTCAAAGAGTGCAAACATGTTCCTGCTGTCCTCCATAGCCAGACCTCGGATCAGCTTCTCCACCACCTGGAAAAAGCAAGCCAAGATGACAACAATCACAAcactataaaacaaaacatctgtttcaGCGTTTGTGTAAAGTAATCGCAGTGTTATCTTGAAGAGGGCTATTCAAAACAGCTTGTGTTGCAATGACGACAGCTCGCTTACCTCTCCGGCGGTGGTGTGTGAGTTAATGGAGATCTTGCAGGAGCCTCCTCCGTGGCAGTACACTGTGGTGGTCATTTCCTGTCTGGTAACTAGTGCCATGATTTCCTCTTGAGAGGGAACAAACTCTCTGTTCTTGGTCTTCTTCAGAGACTCTCCGATGAAATGGGCGAACATTTCAATCTCTGTGCCGGGAAACAGCTCCTTAATCCTGaaagcacacaaatacagtaaaatagaAATTCCAACCTGTTGTAATCTCCGACTTTAGGATTGTTTTGAATCATGGCATGTGCCCAGAAATAGACCACACCTTTTCAGGTGAAACTTGAGGTAGCGTAGGATGCCTCGGCTGGGCAGGAAGGTGCAGCACATACAGGTCAGAAGATGCCAGTGGGCGCGATTGGAAGGACTGTTTGGGTGCGGGACGTGATTGGTTTGTTTGATCAGCTGACAGTAAACCTCGTCCCTTAATGCCTTCAAGTCTTGACAGGTCTGTAGGATTCCCTGGATGATTGGGACCGGGTCAGACACAGCCTCCATTTCCTGCAGTGAGTTGAAAATCTTCACCGCTTCATCCTGCAGGCTGGTATAACCCTTTTCCTTTTGCActgggacagacagacagacagacagtagttCAACGTCAAGCCCAACCAGTAAAGTAGATCACTTCAAATATTGTGCTAAAAGTTTAacaatttgtttgaaaatgatctttttatTGCCTTCTAAAACTGAGCAGCATGTATGTGGGAAGCTTTGAATTTGAAGTTGCAGTCTTCATCCATGCACATAACACTGTGGAAGTGGATAAAACTGGAAAGTTCCTCTTTGTATTGCGTTATCTGTAAAAATAACGAtgcctgttgtttttttcctccatctagTGAGTTTTTATGTTGTAAAATTGGAATTAGGATTAAAAGAATGATGGACAGAAAAATGAACAGAtcataaacaaagagaaagatgCATGTCTTAAGGTGCATGTTACTGCAAAAAAAGATATGAGCCCCTTGTAATGTGTTACACCCAacaatttaaatacagtatCTCATTTTGTCAGTAGCTGCAGGCCAGGACACTCACAGAAGACGCTGACATCTCCATAGGGCAGAGGTAGAAGAGGGGAGTGCAAAGGATGCTGGGTATATCTCAAGATGGGGTTCCTCCAGTATGTCTGCTCCACAGCCTCCACGTTCAAACTGCTCTCCTGGACAGACAGAAAACTGGATCAGCGATCTTAAAGTAAAGATGTCATGAGTTCTCTttacaacaaagtaaaacattattCAACAGGCAGAAGTTTGTAATTAACTGAGTAAGTAACTTTAATAAGTCAGTTTGGGAAAAGCAACATAGTAGCAATATTAGTGATGGATATTAATATTGCAGTAAAGCTAGGAAACAGCTAtatgtgaggaaaaaaagctaaacataagaagaaaatacttaaaatgatCACGGCACACACTCAgtgagtacaagtacctcacttaACTACAGTGTGTGTCCCTGCCAAAGGTTTGCATGACTGAAAAGAATTGGAGTTCAAATATTATCAATATGTTAATGACATCTCATGCAAATCATTAGTAAATTATTATTAGCACATTTAGTGTGGCACGTAAAATCTCATGGTCAGACATTGTACACAGACTAGCATTTGTTAGCATTGCAAGGAGAAGCAGGCACATTAATCCTTTAATACCTTGATGTCCCTGATGAGTTGCTGCGTTGGCGTTTCAATGGGAACTTTGCTGTCTATTGCTCCTTGTATGGCGTTCGCCCACCGCATGGCTTCATTCAGCATTTTGGTGTAAAGACGGTAAGAGTGCTTACGTCCATGGACGATTATATTCCAGTAACCTGGGGGAACAAATGAAGGTAAGTAGCAGCAAAAAATACTCCATGATGGAGCTTAAGACAATTGAATAAATCCCCACCAAGTGCACAAACCTAAGAAACTAGCAAATAAACTTTAGGAGACTAAAGCTTAAATTTCTAAGTACATTTCTGTTGCTCAAGACGACTGAGAATAACGTTGACCATGAACTGACCAGTGTCCTTGAAGACCTTCTCATCTGGCTGCACCACAGAGCAGAGGCTGTTGAGGACCAGAGTTCCTAGTTTGGAGGCGGTGCGCTCTGACGACTTGTAGTAGTCCAGAGAGTTAGTGGTGAGAACAAACCAGCGCTTCTTCAGCTTGAGAGAAGTGCTTTTGGCTCCTGACTTCATCTCTTTATGTAGCCAGCCTGAGGAAGGATAAAACTTACTGTTAATCCTTTTTAATATTTCCTTCTctcaaacaaatgtatttttcccaGCGCAGAACCTCATCAGCCATTTATGGAGCTAACCAGAATTATCCTGCTGTAAACCCAAGCACACAAATCAACTTTTAAATCATAAACATCCCAGAGTGTGTGTCTCAAACACTGACTGACCTCTGACTAAAAACTCCTGTCCGTCAACCTTGAAGTCTCCCTTGGATTTCTGCAGCAGGCCGATCCAGTGGTGCATCTCCtccggtgtgtttgtgttgcagtggATCACCCGGTTGGCCGTGATGATCACAAACGAGTTTGGTCTgcagaacagaaaacataaacaaaaacatgtagtTACACTGATGCTGTCATACTACCTGGatttcagtttaaatatatcttttagGTTTATTAGCCGTTCCTCACCTGTCGGGGTTGTCTGACGCACAAACAGAATCAATCAAGCCCACATCTAGTGTGCCctggaaagagagaagaggggaggatTGAAATATGGAAATGTTAGCAAATATTTCCCTTTGTGGATTCGCTTCAAGTTGAGTTGAAGGCAACAAGCACACCACTTGTTTGGTCTCCTTTGTGGTGCAGGTAATCAATTCATGTCATTCCTTATCTGGATAATTGAGAGTTGAGCTGAGATGCAGAGGTTCTAAAGGGAATTTGGGTTATTGGGAGTAGATGCCAGGATGTGCTCGAAACTAAGCAGTGTGTAAAACATGTCGTCCAACCACGTCTGAAGGCAAATGTGTGTTAAGAGAGTAGTTTGAAGGGAAGTAAATGGGTTTTTCTGGTTATATATTAGgttatactgtacatatttgtTAGCGTCTTTCTATGAAATGCGGCTTGCATTTATGTctttccatcatttttttttaatgacattttctgGCTCATTTGATTTCATAAATCTGCAAATGCCATTAACTCCACTGCAACCTTTCAACGTccataaaaatgaacaatgatACACCACTGTGTGTATTCTGCTTCTTCAGCTCAAATTACTATATGAGCCAAATCTGGACCATTATACTTCTATActcctaaaaaaaacctgagtTGAGGCTGGGCCCAAGGCAGTAGAGAGGTAAAACAGCACTAACCACTGCATTCTTTGGGTTGGCCTGTTCGTGGTGCATCTCCATGAGCTGCTCCGGGCTGGCGCTGTGGACCCGACTCAGCACATTGAACCAACCACTGGATGGGGTCAGAGGGAGTTCAGAATGTGAAAGTCAGCAAACATATAATTGAAAATTACACCATGAACTTCCACTGGCACCCACAAGGGGGAACTTTATTTCCACGCATCACTTTTACAGACGTGACCcacaaaacagcaacagctAGTTACTGATTTCTATGGTACTATAGATATAATGTACCTGGCATCTTCTGGAGACTCTGCATAGATGTGGTAGGTCCTCTCCTCAGTCACAATATTCAGTGCATTTTCCTTCTCATGATTGTCCACTATGTCCCTACAGACAGACCCAGATTAGAGCAAAAAAACTTAGTGAACCATGGATTTTTCTGTCCCTTTTGAGCAATAATAATTAGACACACCAAAATAATCGGACAAATGGCATAAAAAATTCCGAATGATTGAGAACAAGATCTTACTTGGCTGTGCGGATATCGATGGTTCCTTTAAGCTTCTCTTCGCTGTCGCTCTCAAAGTACATGAGCTTTGACTCCCGCAAAACAAACCAGCGCATCTTCCAGTTGCGCCGAGACAAAGTGGACATTCCTCCACCTTTCTTGTAAAGCCAACCGGATTTGACGGAGTCCTGCTTGGCCCGAAACCACATGAAGGTCTCGTCCTTCAGGACACACCAGCGCCGACGCCACGGGATCATCAGACCACCTGAAAGAGGGAAAGgtgcagagagcagagggagacagaaactgtgtttatttaccAATGTATCATGTGGAATCTCAGTATGATGGGAGTagtaaaaacagacacattaaaCACCTAAAAACGGCTTAAACACTTCCCACCAACACCCATACACACAgatattcacacacatatgcaagcATCCTCTGGAAAAGCCACCCACAATCAACAATAAACtacatttaacataaaaatacagtatatgcagACAATGTAAGtactaaaacataaataaaaagaaaaatagaaagcctgttagacatttttaaacaatgagACAAGCTGCGTTCAGCTGTGCAGAAATCATCTGCATGCCTGCTGGGCAGTGATTTGGTAAAGCTACTCACTCTTCATGAAGAGGTAGCCGTGGAAGTATGGAGGCCCACTGCCATTCAGCATATTCACTCTGCCATTGGAAACTTCCTCGTCTGTGTCAACGTAGCCATCGTTGTCCTCATCGCTGTCAatgaactgaaacacaaacaccaacgTTTATGATGTTAGCTGTCCTCCATAAGAATACCTTGTCTTTCACATTAGTAAGGTCATTTCAAGAAAGAACTGgttgtttattgattttcagAAAATTACTGGAAGTTTTAGTTTCAGAACTTAAATTAGTGCCTCAAATCTGTCTTGACCTAGATTTGTTGTAAACACAAATCCACACTCCCTCCTTTCCCTTTGACATTTTGCTGATCTGACAGTGTTAGGTCTGAGCTCTCTGCTTGACTTGCAGTATGTGGGACTAGATTAACTTGCTCATCAGCAGAGCCAAAACAAATAATTGCAACAGTGTttcactgtgatttttttttttgttgatatgtTAAGAGGAGATTCAGGCTTGCACACGAGCAGGAACACACTGCACATACACCTAAGTGTTAAGTCAAGGCATGGGGGCATTAACATACCCAGAAGAAGGCTaggtgtgtgtaagtgtataTGTGAACAATGGCTGAAGTTTGATCTGACATGGGGAATGGAAAATGCAGTAATTCCATGTTTGGGTTCAATATGAGGGCAAAACGTATTTGTTTTTGGTTCCTGTCACTGTTTTTGGTTAACAATGATACTCCAAATGATTACCCATCTGGATTGGATCTGAGGCATTTGAGAGAAATTATTCTCAGCCTGTTAGTTCTCACCGAGTCCGAGCTGCCTCTGAAGGAGTCCAGGCTGTTTTGGGTACAGGAGGATTTCCGCAGAACCTCCTCATCTGTGATATGGCCGTCGTTGATGCTAGCACCTGAGCTCCCATGAGCCTCCTCAAACTCCTCCTGGTCGTAGTCCGACTCGGTGTCTGGCAGGTTCGAGTGAGAGGGCTCCTCGCTCAGTGGCTCAAAGTCTGACCCCCTGCTGGCTGTATGGCAAGGTACCCTTTCTCCATTAGTGACTACAGGAAGAGGAGGTCTGGAGGTTCGGGAGTCTGTGACAGCAGGGGCATGACCCAGTCCATTGGGGGTAAGTGGGGAGAGCTTTGCCGATgcaggagaggaggcagaggagggggcAACTAGTCCCTCTGCaaaggcaggaggaggagggggaataCTTCGGAATACTTCCTTGTCCAGAGGAACTGCAGCCGGAGGCGGCAGGTCAGGCAAAGGAACACACTCGTCCTCAGCGTGGAAACCCtcgtccacctcctcctcgGCCAGAGGGGCTGTAGATTCGGTCGGGTCGTGGAGGTTCTCCTCACTCGAGAGCGATGGCTCTAAACCACCGAAGTCCAGGAGGTCCAGAAACTCAGTAGCCACTCGTGAAGCTTCCTTCTCCAGCCTGTAGATCTCAGCGTCTCTCATCTGCCGCAGCTCCTCATGGGAGACGTCTCCGAGAAGGGACACGCCGTCTTCCTGCTGCTTCTGCAGCCGCTCGATCTCCCTCTCCAGGCGCAGGATCTCCTCCATCTGACGGCTCTCCTCCTCAGAGGTGTGACTGCTGGACAGAGTCTGGGAGAGCTCCTTCTGTAAAAGGacaaggaaagaagaagagacgtTGAGGTCAAACCTAATTACTTTATCCCACCACATACACACctcataatgtgttttgttatttgaatttaaaaataattaccTTCTGACAAACACCATTCACCAGTGAGTtcctaaaaaatgaaataaataagattTGTGGTGACAAATGTgcatataataaatgattatctgATCTTAATAAATGCATCTTCAACACGTCACAAAGAGTAAATAACTCCACCTTTGCTCATCTGCTTTAGCTGCCATTTTCTgcccttcctctttctccttcatcAGTCTCAGTTTCTCTTTCCTCAGAgaatcctcttcctcctgcctcTTCATCTCCTCGTCCATGagcctctgtctctcctctgcctccctctttttcctctcctcctgctgtctcctctcgtcctccatcctcctcctctcctcctctactcgcctcctctcctcttcctcctctctcctcctcctctcctcctctcgcttctgtttctcctccttgAGTTGGCGATGGACGGATCGAGCCAGCTGGCCTCTGTGGTATTTCTGCAGGACGATGGTGGCGAAGCGCAGCCGCAGGAAGACACGTCTCCAAAAGTGAGCGCGGTAGTTCTTCTGGATAGTGACGACGCTGGACTGAACCCGCCTATATTGTTTCCTGAGGAGAAAATCAAAGACGCATCTTTCAGTCAAGCAGGTTTAATCCAGTGTTGTGTGTCACCACAAACTTATTTGTGACGTTGCAAAGCATCACAGGATCTGTctctgtttaaataaacacactggTATAAAGGCCGGTACATTGTGAACTGTGCAATGTTGAGAGTCTGATGAGCTTGTGCTGTTCCATTGTGGCCATGTGGGCTGCTGTGTTTAGCCCTGTGACTCAGCCCCATCACCCACACACTACACATGCATTGaatacacacgtacacacaaatacaagtaATTTGCAaaaggaccacacacacactgctctgacTCTCTGACCCGTAGTCTGGCCTAGTCTCCACAGTAATCACTTGGTGGCCTCCGACTGGTCTCAGGACAGAGATAATGttacatataataatacaaaggCTTTGCTTGTGTCTTTAGGGAACTTCCCTAGCATCTGTCTTTAGTATAAGCGCCTCTGAAGTGAAGAGAACACACAACCTGAACTCAGTCATCAGTCCCATTATACTCTCCCAACGGAGCCTTCAGAGGACTGTATGTGACATGATATGTTGTAGCACACAGGTGCAATTAACATCCCTGAGGGTGTCTGCATGTGCAGATTTTTGAACCGCAATAGAGATGGATGCCCTCCTGTCTGACAGGCAGAGTGGAGAGGGGAAAAACTGAAAAGGCTGAGATTTATTAGTGCCATACATCACACTGTATTTTCAAGATATACTAGTTAAATGCATAATACATTGTAACCTCCAAACTAGACACCCAATAAAAAACAGTTCTCCCCTTTTTTCCTGAAGTTGATTAAAAGTTGTTAAAATCATCTTATTCCTTTTCCTGAATCTGTCTGAACTATATTATCCTCACACAAGTGAAATATTTGATCCCAGGACTCTACGTTTTTTTCATGGCTGCACCATAACATCATATGGAAATATTCTAGATGTTATTTGCATCGTTTTATAAACATTCCTCCAACTGTGtagaaattggaaaaaaaaacctcattgtACTCAATGTATAAATGACGTTGTATAAATTTTAATTTAGGACTTCAACATTATCTATAAAGTGAGCTCAAGTAATACAAAGTGCAGAACTTTTTAAGACTTTCTGGAGTACAGGAAATTTTCTCCAACATGCATGGTATCTACGGAAACTCTGGGATCTCGGCtagacattttttaatgttctgtaGATTTGAACAATATAAAGCAAAAAGTTTTTAATGACTGGCCCACCAGTAAGTCAACAAGTTTTATGAGTTGAAATAACTGTACATCTTTACTGCACTAGAGAATATGTGAAGCAATATAAGCACTGATACTTTATAACCCCCAATACATatacacagacaaataaagCATGCACATATGcataccccccaaaaaacacacacacagtcggcACACCTCTATtacaaaaccaaacactgacaaCTGTGGCTGCCACTCAGCCCTCCactcccccctcctcacccctccacCACTCACCTTGCCACATAGCTGAGGATGTGGGCGCGGATCACCATGCCAGCCCTGCGCcgcacctcctccctctccttctccagccTTTGC
The Anoplopoma fimbria isolate UVic2021 breed Golden Eagle Sablefish chromosome 16, Afim_UVic_2022, whole genome shotgun sequence genome window above contains:
- the myo10l3 gene encoding unconventional myosin-X → METFFSEGARVWLRHKEQLLPSTVSSCDDSSLVLNTDYGKVIYLQMAELNRETVYPMHPSSINGVEDMSTLAELHEAAIMHNLFLRYQKDNIYTNIGSILAAVNPYKHIAGLYDGTAVDLYSKHQMGELPPHIFAVANECYRCLWKRHDSQCVLISGESGAGKTESTKLLLKFLSVMSQNSAGTPLSERTTRVEQALVQSSPIMEAFGNAKTVYNNNSSRFGKFIQLHFSQNGNIQGGCIIDYLLEKNRVVRQNPGERNYHIFYALLAGADRDHRDMYLLAEGPESYHYLSQSGCVKDVSLDDKQLFDSVMEALKVMEFTEEEIRDVFKLLSAVLLMGNIEFMTAGGAQITSKGVVSNVSELLGLDSFQLSEVLTQRSMILRGEEICSPLTVEQAVDSRDSVAMALYSQCFSWIIMRINQKIKGKDNFKSIGILDIFGFENFEVNRFEQFNINYANEKLQEYFNKHIFSLEQLEYNREGIQWEAIDWMDNAECLDLIEKKLGMLALINEESRFPKGTDYTLLEKLHSRHATNPYYVKPRVTDHQFGIKHYAGEVLYDVRGILEKNRDTFRDDILFILKDSRLDFIYDLFERVGSRNGDETLKMGTARRKPTVSSQFRDSLHSLMGTLSASNPFFVRCIKPNMDKKANRFDPDVVLNQLRYSGMLETVKIRRAGFPVRRTFNDFYSRYKMILNNKIHPDEEKQSCSELLTLHDKAKTEWQLGKTKVFLKEALEQRLEKEREEVRRRAGMVIRAHILSYVARKQYRRVQSSVVTIQKNYRAHFWRRVFLRLRFATIVLQKYHRGQLARSVHRQLKEEKQKREEERRRREEEEERRRVEEERRRMEDERRQQEERKKREAEERQRLMDEEMKRQEEEDSLRKEKLRLMKEKEEGQKMAAKADEQRNSLVNGVCQKKELSQTLSSSHTSEEESRQMEEILRLEREIERLQKQQEDGVSLLGDVSHEELRQMRDAEIYRLEKEASRVATEFLDLLDFGGLEPSLSSEENLHDPTESTAPLAEEEVDEGFHAEDECVPLPDLPPPAAVPLDKEVFRSIPPPPPAFAEGLVAPSSASSPASAKLSPLTPNGLGHAPAVTDSRTSRPPLPVVTNGERVPCHTASRGSDFEPLSEEPSHSNLPDTESDYDQEEFEEAHGSSGASINDGHITDEEVLRKSSCTQNSLDSFRGSSDSFIDSDEDNDGYVDTDEEVSNGRVNMLNGSGPPYFHGYLFMKSGLMIPWRRRWCVLKDETFMWFRAKQDSVKSGWLYKKGGGMSTLSRRNWKMRWFVLRESKLMYFESDSEEKLKGTIDIRTAKDIVDNHEKENALNIVTEERTYHIYAESPEDASGWFNVLSRVHSASPEQLMEMHHEQANPKNAVGTLDVGLIDSVCASDNPDRPNSFVIITANRVIHCNTNTPEEMHHWIGLLQKSKGDFKVDGQEFLVRGWLHKEMKSGAKSTSLKLKKRWFVLTTNSLDYYKSSERTASKLGTLVLNSLCSVVQPDEKVFKDTGYWNIIVHGRKHSYRLYTKMLNEAMRWANAIQGAIDSKVPIETPTQQLIRDIKESSLNVEAVEQTYWRNPILRYTQHPLHSPLLPLPYGDVSVFLQKEKGYTSLQDEAVKIFNSLQEMEAVSDPVPIIQGILQTCQDLKALRDEVYCQLIKQTNHVPHPNSPSNRAHWHLLTCMCCTFLPSRGILRYLKFHLKRIKELFPGTEIEMFAHFIGESLKKTKNREFVPSQEEIMALVTRQEMTTTVYCHGGGSCKISINSHTTAGEVVEKLIRGLAMEDSRNMFALFEHNETIDRAVESRVLVADVLAKFERLAGSEEAEDEGQWKLYFKLYCFLDVESMPKEGVEFAFMFEQAHESLTRGHFPSREETLQHLAALRLQFLFGDKAKVTWSLENVYPVGRLRSRILQFTKVGGASGSGQTLERRRTSFLDGTLRRGLKTGSMKKQRMEEEQMLEMWIKEETSATRASIVEKWSRLSGLDQHQAMLRYMTVIKEWPGYGSTLFDVECKEGGFPHDLWLSVSAENVSVYKRGEPKPLETFQYEHIVFFGAPQPCSYKITVDEREMLFETPQVGEITKIMKAYINMIVKKRCSVKSVSSYGTNWIR